The nucleotide window TGCGCATTCCTTGCTATCAGGAGATGCTCCTCCCCAGTAAGTCATATTTTTGGAATCACGGGATACCCACCACCCAGAAGGATAAACGACCCACCACCTTAAAGGATAAGGGGCCCAAAAGATAATTAACCTCGAGTGGAAACACTCGTACTTGATAAATTGCTCGCAGTGTGAAGAGACGTTTGTGAGACTCGCGAGCTGAGACAGACTCGCTCCGGTGTAATGAATCTCTCGTGAGTAACACCCAGCAGATTCACACCCATCCACCAATGTTCTGTTCTCACTGTCATGACTAATGACTGTCACGCCAACTCCGTTCTTGTCAGTCATGTTACAGGTCACGTTAAATGGTAGCAGAGCTCCCTGCTCATCAGGATCGATGATATAAGTTCCACTCTCTGCTCTAGGTTTTAATTCCTTTAAATGGCTGCAAGATTTTGCTGAAAAGAAGTCAGTGAAATTTTGGTGATATTTGAGGAAAGACGCTCTCAAAGAACTGAGTGTCCAGTCATTTCAGAATATTTTAAAAGTTTTGGCGTCCCTCAGTAGCTGGTATACGACGTACTCTCACACCAATTCATGTTTGGTCGTTAGATATAATCAAACTCTCTTTATAATCAACAGCCCTGCATCTGTAGATTGGCTTAAATTCTTCTGATCTCAATTTGGCTAGATAAATTTTTCTCCGGGGCAAAAACGGAAATACTTTCGACACAAATGCTATAACAACAAGAATAATATTCACCATCTCATTTTGCTGAGTTTTATAAAGGTAATTCTGAAATCACTCACACTCGAAAGATTTAAGTCAAAATCAAATGACTCGTGGCTtaaagtttaataattattgtgaatacATACCAATTGTCTCACACTGTTTTCCAAAGGAACCAATGGAACATTGGCATCGGAATCCAGTCTTGGTAAAACCAGCTTGACAGGTTCCACCATTCAAACAAGGGCGGCTGCTACAGGGGTTCTGCGGAAAAGAAATCTGCTAACTCTAATAATACTACCAATTCTAATGCCAGTgctaataaagaaaaaataatagtaGTAACATTATCAGTTATAACAAGAAATGATAACCATAATGCTAATGACAGTAAGAAGGATACTATCatgataaaataaatgtattttaCAGCAAATAGACAAGAACGCCATTGTATTCAATGTATCCATATATGACGTGTACTTATCTGACTGTGTGCATATGCTATTTGAAAGATGCTCAATGTCGTCACTTGATAATGCGAAGAGATATTTAACTGATTACCTCAATTTCCAAGAAAGTGTGGTCTTTTTGATATTCCAGACGAGAAAAATAATCTCCACTCGTAGCCGCGTTCAACTCGCACGTCAGCTCTCCCTCTATCAAAGGCCCCATATTGATGGACACACAGTCAGGGTTCAAATAGCAGTTCACCCGACAGCTCCCCTCGTTCGGAACCCTTTCTCTGCCAATCACGTAACCATTCAGGACTTTATTTGCCATGGGTTCCTTGAAGGTTATAATGCGGTTACCAaatgctgtaaaaaaaaatcatacacTTTATCCTACATAGTATGAGAACATAAGTAATTGCTATTTTTCGtaataaatttgaaattcttGTAATTGACATATTTCTACATGATGTTTGTACAAGTGTAGACCACGTGGTAATACCCAGAGGAacagtttctttgaaatttcaacTTCTGTACGTGCACTTGCggtaaaaaacaaaacgaaacaaaacaaaaaaaacatgcagtTTATCGTATAAAGTATAAGAATACAAGTTAGTGTTCTTATTTCTTAATTTGAAATTGAAAGGTTCCCTGTTTAGTCGTTTAATATAGACCTCCTTAGCTTGTGCAATATTTTTTCAAACACAGACCACGTGGTGATACCCTAAGAAACAGCTGCTTTGAAATTTCAAATTCTGTACGCGCATATGTGTGGAAAATCATGGAAAGACaatggaaaaattattttgatattGTCATAACCTCTGTTGAATTCGAGCCACTTTTGAAATATAACGAAAATAACTTAAACTCAAGAGGCAGATACAAAAGAATGAATAAAGTTAGTGATATCAACAAAATGCTgatcaaattaaaaattcattGTGAGAATTAAACTCGGTAAGTCTTATGAAAAGTGAACAAAGTGGGCAGGATGGCGAGTACTCGAATTGGTTAGATGCCCGTTGACCTCTGAGAGCCTTTACCCCCTGTTAATTTTGTAGCCGCACTTATACCCCATCTCAGCCACTTTTGCCCAAATGTAAATGTCGTGTTTCTAGCCCCTAACTTTTTGTTTATTCATGAGTATTTTACAAACATATTCCGTTCAAAACAAGTGGGTAAAAAAGCATGAAGCAGTTGGTACCGGtaggacaaaaacaaaacatgactcCACGGTTGAGCGGTTAGCTGCGATAAAAGCAAGTAATAGAGTTGGAATCGGCCTGGAACGAATAATTGGCTACTACTTAATTCGCTGGTGAAATGAATCGCGTGCGTCTTTTTGATTGTTGTTGTACAATTTCTTTTAACTTGAATCATCACATTGTTGATCTGAAATTTAACACTTCCCTccacaattttcaaaatataccccagTTTTGTTGTTCCCTTTAAAATAAGACCCAGTTATGCAATTATACTGAATGCAGTTGTGAAACAGCGACTCCATCAAACGCCGTTAGCCCTCTACACCCTCCCCGCTGCCATTACCGAGACACCTGTACTAATGCAGTTTACACAACCTTTCTCTTTCTTACTCATCTCTCTATTTCTTTCCCTTaaaatttctttcctttctttagTGTAATCGTTATTGTGTAAAACCACAAATTTGACCGATCTCGTCTGCGTACCACCAGTTTTAATGAATTATTGCCAAGTATACTCAGCTAACATTTGTTAATTGAGCCGGTCCAAGTTCGAAAAAAACTCTGAAAGATCTTTTAAAGTCTCCTCGGCTTTTGTTTGACCTCAATCGGTTTGATCTTAACTGACGACAATCAAATAAGGATAAGCTAATGCAGGAAAGACACTGCAAAACATCGTTCAAGTGAATTACGGCTACTTAAACATTTATACCGGCATTTCTTACTTGTTGCAAAATACTGGAGACCAAGCAATATAAAGATCTTCAAAACAGAGCAGGTTGGGTGAAATAAAGGCCGCACTTGTTTTCGTGAAAACTGAAACATCTCAGCCACTTTtgttatctgtaaatttgtagTTGGAATTGAGTCATTTAGTCCTGTTACCCAGAATGAATTTCCAGTGAGTGCACGCATTTGGCCTTTATCTTTCCCTTTatccaataaaaattaaagacaTTGAATTAGCTGCCAATGATGACCTGCGCCAGGAGGGACAGGTGGCGAAAGTTATGCAATATGCCCTGGGTTGCCATTGCATCggcattttcaaaacaacatcTTTAATTTTCTCTGTTCCTACCCGAGCAcgattttttctctttgtttcaagaATGTAGTTTAGCGATTGCATCCTGCTCCCCTTCCTATCCTGCTGAAGTTGAATCACGTCATAAATTGACACGCTAGATGACGCTCAGAAGGACACAGTTTTGAGGACGTGTTTGTTTGACTCGGTCCAAGTAAAGAAAAGAGGACATGATACCAGTCAAACTGTACCTCGGAATAATGCGTCTCAAATAATTAATAGCCAGCCATAAAACGAACAGATGCAAATTTCAACCAATGTGGTCGAGCTCTTAAAATGAACAAAGTTACAATTTAACGCTACATAAATATTCAATTCGGAATGttgttttatttgctttatCAGTCATAGTCAAGTGGAAGCGCATGTTCTTGTaaactttatttctttttacACAGGTAGTACAGTACCATCTCTATCATTGTTCTTGATCTGCGCGTCAGATGAATACAACCTCGCACTAAAAACGCGATGAAGCAGCCAGTCAAGGACAAATATTGTAAGCTCTCTTTAATTCAAAGCTTAAGTGTTATGTAAAATTGTTATTAGAATTTGACTCCCATTACCAATCGCTTGATAGTCAAagacgtttcgttttcattcaaTTCTTTGACTACCAATCGCTTGATAGTCAAAGACATTTCGTTTTCATTTAATTCTTTGACTATTTTAGCTAGGACTTTCAATACCAGGAATACACTTCCACGTCTTTTTCCATTATGGAAGGGGAACGACAGAGAAGACGTCACCTGAAAATATGATTTCGCACTTCgaatattccaagtcatttGGCTATGTGAAAAagcattctacaagattattagagttcttctgtgcaaaaaaccgctcgcaaaaacataaaatattggagaaatgagacaattttgaaaatcggtcgtcttgcaaagactataacccatgcaaagtctatagcctttgcaaaatggtcaatttgggtcaaaaataaaaaataccaagaacatgttaaaaaaacaattctacaagactatcagagttgttctgtgcaaaaaacggctagaaaaaacactaaatattggagaaatgagcgaattttgaaaatcggttatcttgcaaaggctataaaaaatgccaaaaacatgcgaaaaaccattgtacaagattattagagttgttctgtttaagaaaccgctcgaaaaaacaacaaatatttgaaaaatgagagaatttttgAACGCACAACAAGCCACTCAAAAGAAGAGCCTGCATATAGCCTAGAACGGGACCGGCTTGGGTTCAGGATTTCTGCACTACTCGTTTGGCTATGCTCCAAAGTTTGtcctcattgttttttttaggcAAAGTTACTGTAataagaaaactgatgaaatgatcattttattgaaatcccAGGGCTGGTATCACTGAGGAAAAAGTTAATTTTCTAGTGGACCGAGACTACAAGTAAACTTAAATCTCGTACAACTTTACATCTTACACAATTAGGCCATAAGCCTAATAATTTCTTGCAcactatttgttttgcttcatatGTCACACTGTTATACTTTGAGACGTTGCTTCTGCAAGTCATTCGGTTTTAGCTTGAATACTTTCGGAAAAAAAGATA belongs to Acropora muricata isolate sample 2 chromosome 9, ASM3666990v1, whole genome shotgun sequence and includes:
- the LOC136928506 gene encoding neurexin-4-like; this encodes MFQFSRKQVRPLFHPTCSVLKIFILLGLQYFATTFGNRIITFKEPMANKVLNGYVIGRERVPNEGSCRVNCYLNPDCVSINMGPLIEGELTCELNAATSGDYFSRLEYQKDHTFLEIENPCSSRPCLNGGTCQAGFTKTGFRCQCSIGSFGKQCETIAKSCSHLKELKPRAESGTYIIDPDEQGALLPFNVTCNMTDKNGVGVTVISHDSENRTLVDGCESAGCYSREIHYTGASLSQLASLTNVSSHCEQFIKYECFHSRLIIFWAPYPLRWWVVYPSGWWVSRDSKNMTYWGGASPDSKECACRRNNSCVGRQRCNCDQNDAHWREDSGLLTDKSTLPVRELRFGDVDSFDGHDEKGYHTLGKFKCYGPGEEAKKFQGV